A region from the Naumannella halotolerans genome encodes:
- a CDS encoding HK97 family phage prohead protease, which yields MDTKNYAVEVKAVGEADGLSDGEFEAIVAAWNVDSYGDRIVKGAFAEDITSWSGDSPMPIVWSHRWDDPFAHIGRVLAVEERDDGLWIRGVIEDIAENKTAAQVHRLLKGRRIRQFSFAFDVLESAEQKQDGETINELRKLKVYEVGPCLVGVNQETALLSAKAAHMAKAARVLSDADYDELVAARDSLSAAIGAAAGDDESDDSPTEEAHDGGHTQKTSGLSGPAETDEASQPAELEASASPTGEASAIKSGMGSAMAQAVVTINTLERSAS from the coding sequence ATGGATACCAAGAACTATGCCGTCGAGGTGAAGGCGGTCGGAGAAGCAGACGGCCTTTCCGATGGCGAGTTTGAGGCGATCGTCGCCGCGTGGAACGTCGATTCGTACGGCGATCGGATCGTGAAGGGCGCTTTCGCTGAGGACATCACGAGTTGGTCGGGCGATTCTCCCATGCCGATCGTGTGGTCCCATCGTTGGGATGACCCGTTCGCGCACATCGGCCGCGTGTTGGCCGTTGAGGAACGCGACGACGGATTGTGGATTCGCGGTGTGATCGAAGACATTGCCGAGAACAAGACCGCGGCGCAAGTGCACCGGCTGTTGAAGGGCCGCCGTATCCGCCAGTTTTCGTTCGCGTTCGACGTGCTGGAGTCTGCTGAGCAGAAACAGGACGGTGAGACCATCAACGAGCTGCGGAAGTTGAAGGTGTACGAAGTCGGCCCGTGCCTGGTCGGTGTGAACCAGGAGACTGCACTGTTGTCCGCGAAGGCGGCGCACATGGCAAAGGCGGCGAGGGTGCTGTCGGACGCCGACTATGACGAGTTGGTCGCCGCCCGGGACTCGTTGTCCGCGGCGATCGGTGCGGCTGCCGGGGACGACGAGTCGGATGACTCCCCCACTGAGGAAGCTCACGACGGTGGGCACACGCAGAAGACTTCCGGCCTGTCTGGGCCGGCAGAGACCGATGAGGCAAGCCAGCCCGCCGAACTTGAAGCCAGCGCGTCCCCCACAGGCGAGGCGTCCGCGATCAAGTCCGGCATGGGGTCCGCGATGGCTCAGGCGGTCGTCACCATCAACACGCTCGAAAGGAGCGCATCATGA
- a CDS encoding phage portal protein, with protein MGWFQRVFGGEIDSYDPAQRVLPEPYNPYMGVAVADPGTPLLPALEMHAAEAFWASQPNLRKVVGYIARNVSTIPLHMYERVSDTDRRRVHDDPVAVALRSPQKRLSPSRFWEAIIADGCLYDRWAFLVVPGTDGRATDFVHVPAWRLKFKTDELGRVTEVAYWVGDKNLDESLQWKIIPLEAVVFDHGYAPRTAGLSPVYTLRDVLDEASEAVKWRRQVWDNGTRAPGYLTGGDKMMKDPDKIERLRNQLAASHGRDGNRSGGLPYLGDLQIHETKIFSPQELQDIQGRQLTGVEVATAFHIAPELIGAREGTYSNVQAFRQMAYRDNLGPYIKNLEDALNAQLLPPDSDRYIEANVDVKLRGSFEEQAKVKQAAVGGPWLTRNEARAMENRPPIEGGDELITPLNVVEGGQANPQDSGTQNEQ; from the coding sequence ATGGGCTGGTTTCAGCGTGTCTTCGGCGGGGAGATTGATTCGTACGACCCTGCGCAGCGGGTGTTGCCGGAGCCGTACAACCCGTACATGGGTGTGGCCGTGGCGGACCCTGGGACGCCGTTGCTGCCGGCGTTGGAGATGCATGCTGCCGAGGCGTTCTGGGCTTCACAGCCAAACTTGCGGAAGGTGGTCGGGTACATCGCCCGGAATGTGTCCACGATCCCCCTGCACATGTATGAGCGGGTGTCGGACACTGACCGACGGCGGGTGCATGATGATCCGGTCGCGGTCGCGCTGCGGTCCCCGCAGAAGCGTCTGTCGCCGTCCCGGTTCTGGGAGGCGATCATTGCTGACGGTTGCCTGTATGACAGGTGGGCGTTTCTGGTCGTCCCGGGCACGGATGGCCGCGCCACTGACTTTGTGCACGTCCCGGCGTGGCGGTTGAAGTTCAAGACTGACGAGTTGGGCCGCGTCACAGAGGTCGCCTACTGGGTGGGCGACAAGAACCTGGACGAGTCATTGCAGTGGAAGATCATCCCGCTGGAGGCGGTGGTGTTCGACCACGGTTACGCGCCGCGCACTGCCGGGTTGTCGCCTGTGTACACATTGCGTGACGTGCTGGATGAGGCGTCGGAGGCGGTGAAGTGGCGCAGGCAGGTGTGGGACAACGGAACCCGCGCACCCGGTTATCTGACTGGTGGGGACAAGATGATGAAGGACCCCGACAAGATCGAACGTCTGCGGAACCAGTTGGCCGCATCGCATGGACGTGACGGGAACCGTTCCGGCGGGTTGCCGTATCTGGGCGATCTGCAGATTCACGAGACGAAGATCTTTAGCCCGCAGGAGTTGCAGGACATTCAGGGTCGCCAGTTGACGGGTGTGGAGGTTGCAACTGCGTTCCACATTGCGCCGGAGTTGATCGGTGCACGTGAGGGCACGTACAGCAACGTGCAGGCGTTCCGGCAGATGGCTTATCGGGACAACCTGGGCCCTTACATCAAGAACTTGGAGGATGCGTTGAATGCGCAGCTTCTGCCGCCGGACAGTGACCGGTACATCGAAGCGAACGTGGATGTGAAGTTGCGGGGATCGTTCGAGGAACAGGCGAAGGTCAAGCAGGCAGCTGTAGGTGGCCCGTGGCTGACCCGGAACGAGGCTCGGGCGATGGAGAACCGCCCCCCGATTGAAGGTGGAGACGAGTTGATCACGCCTCTGAACGTGGTCGAGGGCGGCCAGGCGAACCCGCAAGACAGCGGAACCCAGAACGAACAGTGA
- a CDS encoding terminase TerL endonuclease subunit, which translates to MKGAVFSFDAVDRRIAALRHLKHTKGKWAGRPLEPNAVQVAFIIAPVFGWLRPDDDGNLVRIIRDVYVEMPRKGGKALALDTEILTPGGWSTMGELMPGDHVFGADGRPTRVTHTSEVFTGRDCYRVTTTDGRTVVADAEHLWTVKDRQHKASRGGERWLTLTTQELVDRGVTRGVARPEYRWSLPRQHALVTGEASLPVDPYRLGVWLGDGTTASGAISVGFDDIDAMSELLGGEVSARRHRTCWTVTVPGLRTSLRVAGLLGNKHIPSEYMTASFEQRLALLQGLMDTDGTIDADRGKASFSGVNEDLVRSVATLARTLGFRSTVSSGPAVIDGRQVGTHYRACFHVAEGDPPVFRLTRKMERCGRPSMKGNRFVVSIKSIEPVDSVPTRCIKVDREDGLFLAGRELMVTHNTSLVSGLAMIMGFADGEAGSEVLLGAASKDQAGAAFFPLAQVARGSKVLADAGVRALQGKIVRDADGSVVKAVSSRGDLAHGANVHCGLIDELHVHKSPDLLEAIESGTGARSQPLVFIITTADDGQTTSVYAQRRDMVEKVAKRTIKAPAMYGVVFAADDDDDPFAESTWIKANPLYPVTPSKSSLESAAAKAQSSSAGKASFMRLHCGIRARLDAAFIDLAKWDANRGIVDEKELAGRRAIGGLDLASVSDVTALAWLFPDDSGGYDALWRFWIPEASLDALDGRTARTASSWVADGWLTLTPGDVTDYNFIRTQINTDMDVFDVEGLGADPWNATQLLNDLQEDGAPVETVRQGVQSLSAPMKELDRLIRAGTSRRPLFRHGGNPVARWMADNLRAQVDSNGNVKPDKAKSMDKIDGMSAAITALHVVLASEQARSAYDNHDDLIVF; encoded by the coding sequence GTGAAGGGCGCCGTGTTCAGTTTTGATGCTGTGGATCGGCGGATCGCGGCTTTGCGGCACTTGAAGCATACGAAAGGTAAGTGGGCTGGCCGGCCGTTGGAGCCGAACGCGGTGCAGGTGGCTTTCATCATTGCCCCGGTGTTTGGCTGGTTGCGGCCTGATGATGACGGGAATCTTGTCCGGATCATCCGTGACGTGTATGTGGAGATGCCCCGCAAGGGCGGCAAGGCGCTCGCGCTCGACACGGAGATCTTGACTCCGGGCGGCTGGTCCACGATGGGCGAGTTGATGCCAGGGGATCATGTGTTCGGCGCGGACGGCCGACCAACGCGGGTGACACACACCAGTGAAGTGTTCACTGGCCGCGATTGCTATCGGGTGACGACGACTGATGGTCGGACTGTCGTTGCTGATGCTGAGCATCTATGGACCGTCAAGGATCGACAGCATAAAGCGAGCCGGGGTGGTGAGCGCTGGCTGACGCTCACCACGCAAGAGCTTGTTGATCGGGGCGTCACGCGCGGTGTGGCACGGCCGGAGTACCGGTGGTCGCTTCCACGGCAGCATGCGCTGGTGACGGGTGAGGCTAGCCTCCCAGTTGATCCGTACCGGCTCGGCGTCTGGCTTGGCGATGGCACAACGGCGAGTGGCGCAATTTCGGTCGGCTTCGACGACATTGATGCCATGAGTGAACTGTTGGGCGGCGAGGTGTCGGCGCGCCGGCACCGGACGTGCTGGACTGTCACTGTTCCGGGCTTACGAACTTCGCTACGGGTGGCGGGATTGCTCGGGAACAAACACATTCCGAGTGAGTACATGACGGCATCGTTCGAGCAGCGGTTGGCGCTGCTGCAGGGCCTGATGGACACAGATGGAACCATCGACGCGGACCGGGGCAAGGCGTCCTTCTCGGGAGTCAACGAGGATCTAGTCCGGAGTGTGGCGACGCTGGCGCGAACGCTGGGTTTCCGTTCCACCGTGAGCAGCGGGCCGGCTGTCATTGACGGACGCCAGGTCGGTACCCACTACCGGGCATGCTTCCATGTTGCCGAAGGTGACCCGCCTGTTTTTCGACTGACACGGAAGATGGAACGGTGCGGTCGCCCGTCCATGAAGGGCAACCGGTTCGTAGTCAGTATCAAATCGATTGAGCCGGTCGATTCGGTCCCGACTCGGTGTATCAAGGTCGACCGCGAAGACGGGCTGTTCCTCGCCGGCCGCGAACTGATGGTCACGCACAACACGAGTCTGGTGTCTGGCTTGGCGATGATTATGGGCTTCGCTGATGGTGAGGCTGGGTCTGAGGTGCTGCTGGGTGCGGCATCGAAGGATCAGGCGGGGGCGGCGTTCTTCCCGCTGGCGCAGGTTGCGCGTGGTTCGAAGGTGCTGGCGGATGCGGGTGTTCGCGCTTTGCAGGGCAAGATTGTGCGCGACGCGGATGGGTCTGTCGTGAAAGCCGTGTCGTCTCGCGGTGACTTGGCCCATGGCGCGAACGTGCACTGCGGCCTGATTGACGAGCTGCACGTTCACAAGTCACCTGACCTGCTGGAGGCGATCGAGTCCGGTACGGGTGCGAGGTCGCAGCCGTTGGTGTTCATCATCACCACTGCTGATGACGGTCAGACCACTAGCGTTTATGCGCAGCGCCGCGACATGGTTGAGAAGGTCGCGAAGCGGACTATTAAGGCCCCTGCGATGTATGGGGTGGTGTTCGCCGCCGATGATGACGATGATCCGTTTGCGGAGTCGACGTGGATCAAGGCGAACCCGTTGTATCCGGTTACGCCGTCTAAGTCGTCGTTGGAGTCGGCTGCGGCTAAGGCTCAGTCATCGAGTGCTGGCAAGGCGTCGTTCATGCGGCTGCATTGCGGGATTCGTGCCCGTTTGGATGCTGCGTTCATCGACTTGGCGAAGTGGGACGCGAATCGCGGCATTGTTGACGAGAAGGAGCTTGCCGGCCGGCGGGCGATCGGCGGCCTGGACTTGGCGTCGGTGTCTGATGTGACGGCGTTGGCTTGGCTGTTCCCGGACGACAGTGGCGGATATGACGCGCTGTGGCGGTTCTGGATTCCTGAGGCGTCGCTGGATGCGTTGGATGGCCGCACTGCCCGTACCGCGTCGTCTTGGGTTGCTGACGGTTGGTTGACGCTCACGCCGGGTGATGTGACGGACTACAACTTCATCCGGACCCAGATCAACACCGACATGGATGTGTTCGATGTGGAGGGTTTGGGCGCTGACCCGTGGAACGCGACTCAGCTGCTGAATGATCTGCAAGAGGACGGCGCCCCGGTCGAAACAGTCCGCCAGGGTGTGCAGAGCCTGTCCGCGCCGATGAAGGAACTGGATCGGCTGATCCGGGCTGGCACGTCGAGGCGGCCACTGTTCCGGCACGGGGGTAACCCGGTGGCGCGGTGGATGGCTGACAATCTGCGCGCCCAGGTGGACAGTAACGGGAATGTGAAGCCGGACAAGGCGAAATCAATGGACAAGATCGACGGCATGTCGGCGGCGATTACGGCGTTGCATGTGGTGCTCGCTTCGGAGCAGGCGAGGTCGGCGTACGACAATCATGACGACCTGATCGTCTTCTGA
- a CDS encoding P27 family phage terminase small subunit, whose amino-acid sequence MGSAAADVPPTAPVKPEDVEIDPGLSELWDEVVPELDKAGLVTSSDGPAIEMCLRHMIMARRAFRQVDDVMVDDPAHGGQKKHPAEAVFRLESAAFLEYAKQLGMTFMSRARTPSQRGDADGENPFASAAGG is encoded by the coding sequence GTGGGTTCTGCTGCTGCGGATGTGCCGCCTACGGCTCCTGTGAAGCCGGAGGATGTGGAGATTGACCCGGGTTTGTCGGAGTTGTGGGATGAGGTTGTCCCCGAGCTTGACAAGGCGGGGCTGGTCACGTCTTCGGATGGGCCGGCGATCGAGATGTGTTTGCGGCACATGATCATGGCGCGTCGGGCGTTTCGTCAGGTCGATGACGTGATGGTTGATGATCCTGCGCATGGTGGTCAGAAGAAGCATCCTGCTGAGGCTGTGTTCCGGTTGGAGTCGGCCGCGTTCTTGGAGTACGCGAAGCAGCTGGGGATGACTTTCATGTCGCGGGCGCGGACGCCGAGCCAGAGGGGCGACGCTGATGGCGAGAACCCGTTCGCGTCGGCCGCTGGCGGCTGA
- a CDS encoding MerR family transcriptional regulator encodes MSELTPLQRLAQIVELATEVEMTLAIGAPNPGLHTDHVRRSVPGSRPPTDVAALHASMPGERNGLRAELVTSVQMIIEEMADEPGRTADIPDWPSDTWSGICEWLRLTSAWWMRQPWSVDVEAGIQRVHAELRHMARVPKPLRVDCTTHGCHGSIFPELRETAEGPRFYAEQCENGHLVDRHEAVRRAYRLSDYPLSEIAGMIDIPVKTLHRWAKSGAITPVRRARNAALYNLEAVRLAATRLRRAG; translated from the coding sequence ATGAGTGAGCTCACCCCACTGCAGCGCCTCGCGCAGATCGTTGAACTGGCCACCGAAGTCGAGATGACCCTCGCTATAGGAGCACCCAACCCCGGACTGCACACCGACCATGTCCGCCGGTCCGTACCCGGATCCCGGCCCCCGACCGACGTGGCTGCACTGCACGCCTCCATGCCGGGCGAACGCAACGGGCTCCGGGCCGAACTCGTCACCAGCGTGCAGATGATCATCGAGGAGATGGCCGACGAACCCGGGCGCACCGCCGACATTCCCGACTGGCCGAGCGACACCTGGTCCGGTATCTGCGAATGGCTGCGACTCACATCGGCGTGGTGGATGAGGCAGCCGTGGAGCGTCGACGTGGAAGCCGGGATCCAGCGGGTGCACGCCGAACTGCGACACATGGCCAGGGTCCCGAAGCCCTTGCGGGTCGACTGCACAACCCATGGGTGCCACGGTTCGATCTTCCCGGAACTCAGGGAGACTGCCGAGGGACCAAGGTTCTATGCCGAGCAATGCGAGAACGGGCACCTGGTGGACAGACATGAGGCCGTCAGGCGAGCGTACCGGCTATCCGACTATCCGCTCTCCGAGATCGCGGGCATGATCGACATACCCGTGAAGACCCTTCACCGATGGGCGAAGAGCGGGGCCATCACCCCGGTTCGACGGGCAAGGAATGCCGCGCTCTACAACTTGGAGGCGGTGCGCCTGGCTGCGACACGATTGCGACGCGCAGGGTGA
- a CDS encoding RusA family crossover junction endodeoxyribonuclease, whose translation MIVTEFTVHGLPAPQGSKRHVGRGIMIESSKNVKPWREAVKHAALDAIDGNSPVEGQIRLSIVFWMPRPKSHYGTGRNASVLKSSAPFWCARTPDLSKLVRSTEDALTDAGVWRDDAQVVHLNVSKVYTEGAPAAVITVELHLNDHPLGGAA comes from the coding sequence GTGATCGTCACAGAGTTCACCGTCCACGGTCTCCCAGCCCCGCAAGGCAGCAAACGTCACGTCGGCCGCGGAATCATGATCGAGTCCTCGAAGAACGTGAAGCCGTGGCGGGAGGCAGTGAAACACGCAGCCCTGGACGCGATCGACGGCAACTCCCCTGTTGAGGGACAGATCCGCCTATCCATCGTGTTCTGGATGCCTCGCCCGAAGTCGCATTACGGCACCGGCCGCAACGCTTCGGTGTTGAAGTCTTCGGCCCCGTTCTGGTGCGCCAGGACGCCGGATTTGTCGAAGCTCGTTCGTTCCACGGAGGACGCGTTGACTGATGCGGGTGTGTGGCGTGATGACGCGCAGGTGGTGCACCTGAACGTGTCGAAGGTCTACACCGAGGGAGCGCCAGCGGCAGTGATCACGGTCGAGCTACACCTCAACGACCATCCCCTCGGCGGTGCAGCGTGA
- a CDS encoding recombinase RecT, whose protein sequence is MTSISNAMAQRDNSPAGLVGQYKNDFATMLPSHVNADQWARVAIGALRRDQKLAEAAASDPGAFLAALSNAARLGLDAGSEQFYLTPRKEKGRPTVLGIVGYQGLVDLMYRAGAVSSVIAEVVYEHDEFAYQPGRDERPDHKINWDSDDRGKLRLVYAYAVMKDGATSKVIVLNRAEINRIKKSSQGADSSYSPWQNHEAAMWLKSAVRQLAKWVPTSAEYRKEQLRAAQEVAAERAAREAGPTVISAAVQPGQGEYVDEVTGEVLQATAAGDEPVEGELVDGAGEDPWKDAVKP, encoded by the coding sequence ATGACGAGCATCAGCAATGCAATGGCACAGAGAGACAACAGTCCGGCCGGGCTGGTCGGGCAGTACAAGAACGACTTCGCGACGATGCTGCCGTCGCATGTGAACGCCGACCAGTGGGCGCGGGTCGCGATTGGTGCGCTTCGGCGTGATCAGAAGCTGGCCGAGGCTGCGGCGAGTGATCCCGGCGCGTTCCTGGCTGCGCTGTCGAACGCGGCACGGCTCGGACTGGATGCCGGCAGCGAACAGTTCTATCTGACCCCGCGGAAGGAGAAGGGTCGCCCGACGGTCCTCGGGATCGTTGGTTACCAGGGGCTTGTTGACCTGATGTACAGGGCCGGTGCGGTGTCGTCGGTGATCGCCGAGGTCGTGTACGAGCATGACGAGTTCGCCTACCAGCCTGGCCGAGACGAGCGGCCGGACCACAAGATCAACTGGGATTCCGATGACCGCGGGAAGCTGCGTCTGGTGTACGCGTACGCGGTGATGAAGGACGGTGCGACGTCGAAGGTGATCGTGCTGAACCGGGCTGAGATCAACCGGATCAAGAAGTCGTCGCAGGGTGCTGATTCGTCGTACTCGCCGTGGCAGAACCATGAGGCGGCGATGTGGTTGAAGAGTGCTGTGCGGCAGTTGGCGAAGTGGGTGCCGACATCGGCGGAGTACCGCAAGGAGCAGTTGCGGGCGGCGCAGGAGGTTGCGGCGGAGCGTGCGGCCCGGGAGGCCGGCCCGACTGTGATCTCGGCGGCGGTACAGCCGGGGCAGGGCGAGTACGTGGACGAGGTGACCGGTGAGGTGCTTCAGGCGACAGCGGCCGGTGACGAGCCGGTCGAGGGTGAGCTCGTTGATGGTGCTGGTGAGGATCCGTGGAAGGACGCGGTGAAGCCATGA
- a CDS encoding YqaJ viral recombinase family protein, translating to MMDTRRIPTHAPGSDGWAQQRATGLGGSEVAAVLGLSPWESRFSLWHRKSGLIGPSPDMPATEWGRRLEAVILAKWAEDRPLANLQTGLTYLRDGWQIASPDAVATFADGAVEPVEIKAPQYDDEWGTPGTDEIPPYYLTQTRWYLHIGGWKRIHVAALFRGIDYREYVVEQDADDINLMVAEGRRFLDSIAAGERPDIDAHSATYQAVKQLHPLIEPVRVDVPDDVALAYVEAVAAAKSADTAKTEETARLADHMGNAKAAVWDGHTIATRQARGDGTPYVVASRNLTRYAKEIAA from the coding sequence ATGATGGACACCCGACGGATCCCAACGCATGCGCCGGGCTCGGACGGCTGGGCGCAGCAGCGCGCCACCGGTCTGGGCGGCTCCGAAGTCGCCGCGGTACTCGGCCTGTCGCCGTGGGAGTCCCGGTTCTCACTGTGGCATCGCAAGTCCGGGCTGATCGGGCCGTCACCAGACATGCCGGCAACCGAATGGGGTCGGCGGCTCGAAGCGGTCATCTTGGCCAAGTGGGCCGAAGACCGGCCCCTGGCGAACCTGCAAACCGGGCTGACGTACCTCCGCGACGGCTGGCAGATCGCGTCACCGGATGCTGTCGCCACGTTCGCCGACGGTGCTGTCGAGCCGGTCGAGATCAAAGCGCCGCAGTACGACGACGAGTGGGGCACCCCCGGCACGGATGAGATCCCGCCCTACTACCTGACCCAAACCCGCTGGTACCTCCACATCGGCGGCTGGAAACGGATCCATGTTGCTGCGCTGTTCCGCGGCATCGATTACCGCGAGTACGTCGTCGAGCAGGACGCCGATGATATCAACCTGATGGTCGCCGAGGGGCGCCGGTTCCTTGACTCGATCGCCGCCGGTGAACGGCCAGACATCGATGCCCACTCGGCCACCTATCAGGCGGTGAAGCAGCTACATCCGCTGATCGAGCCTGTCCGCGTCGACGTACCGGACGATGTCGCGTTGGCGTATGTGGAGGCGGTCGCGGCCGCAAAGTCTGCGGACACGGCGAAGACGGAGGAGACAGCCCGATTGGCCGACCACATGGGCAACGCGAAGGCCGCGGTGTGGGACGGACACACGATCGCGACCAGGCAAGCCCGCGGCGACGGCACACCGTATGTCGTCGCTTCCAGGAATCTCACCCGATATGCGAAGGAGATCGCAGCATGA
- a CDS encoding pentapeptide repeat-containing protein, with translation MSDYSNLLDVITKDRELPDGWDTWGIKSTRPDLTTRNGFQWPFPGGVAEAPNMLDHNGSCPREEGDGLCVATTWAGMASGGFPARTLLLVAYNMADARGDQVGKCRVPRVAVVDLVDGERLVRDHGANSYLRGANLSGANLRGADLSEADLRGADLSGADLSGADLSEADLRGAYLSGADLSDANLSRANLSRANLSGADLSGANLSDANLSRANLSRANLSDANLSRANLSRANLSEANLSRANLSRANLSEAYLSGAYLSGHDVDDLRSRGAVIV, from the coding sequence ATGAGCGACTACAGCAACCTGCTCGACGTGATCACCAAGGACCGCGAACTGCCTGACGGGTGGGACACGTGGGGGATTAAATCCACCCGACCTGATCTGACCACACGCAACGGGTTCCAGTGGCCGTTCCCCGGCGGTGTGGCTGAGGCGCCGAACATGCTGGACCACAACGGCAGCTGCCCCCGGGAGGAAGGGGATGGGTTGTGTGTGGCGACGACTTGGGCGGGTATGGCGTCTGGTGGTTTCCCGGCGCGCACCTTGTTGCTGGTTGCGTACAACATGGCTGATGCTCGCGGTGATCAGGTCGGGAAGTGCCGGGTTCCTCGGGTTGCGGTTGTTGATCTTGTTGATGGTGAGCGGCTGGTGCGGGATCACGGCGCAAACTCCTACCTGCGCGGGGCGAACCTGTCCGGGGCGAACCTGCGCGGGGCGGACCTGTCCGAGGCGGACCTGCGCGGGGCGGACCTGTCCGGGGCGGACCTGTCCGGGGCGGACCTGTCCGAGGCGGACCTGCGCGGGGCGTACCTGTCCGGGGCGGACCTGTCCGATGCGAACCTGTCCCGGGCGAACCTGTCCCGGGCGAACCTGTCCGGGGCGGACCTGTCCGGGGCGAACCTGTCCGATGCGAACCTGTCCCGGGCGAACCTGTCCCGGGCGAACCTGTCCGATGCGAACCTGTCCCGGGCGAACCTGTCCCGGGCGAACCTGTCCGAGGCGAACCTGTCCCGGGCGAACCTGTCCCGGGCGAACCTGTCCGAGGCGTACCTGTCCGGGGCGTACCTGTCCGGGCATGACGTGGATGATCTTCGCTCCCGTGGGGCGGTGATCGTATGA
- a CDS encoding helix-turn-helix domain-containing protein has translation MTPNLTEAEMAERRRVGATITELRKKAGWRADQFANHIGISRPYLSNIEAGRKPITKVLLARIADALDVPQIAIARPELFDQAA, from the coding sequence ATGACACCGAACCTCACCGAAGCCGAGATGGCTGAACGTCGGAGGGTCGGCGCGACCATCACAGAACTTCGCAAGAAGGCCGGTTGGCGCGCTGACCAGTTCGCCAACCACATCGGGATCAGCCGGCCGTACCTGTCGAACATCGAGGCGGGCCGGAAGCCGATCACCAAGGTTCTGCTTGCACGGATCGCTGACGCGCTCGACGTGCCGCAGATCGCGATTGCCCGCCCGGAGTTGTTCGACCAGGCGGCATGA
- a CDS encoding ImmA/IrrE family metallo-endopeptidase, whose translation MIRHRPLGGIPEVLCRRRKVILIDRAQGWPAKRSALAHALAHLDLGHTGHHALDDLNEHEAELLAARRLIPLDHLVDAVLWAGECWAEVADQLTVDLRLLRHRCDHLHPSERHAIKRHLANHRLGQTA comes from the coding sequence GTGATCCGGCACCGCCCCCTCGGCGGCATCCCCGAAGTGCTGTGCCGGCGACGGAAGGTGATCCTCATCGACCGTGCGCAAGGATGGCCGGCTAAGCGATCCGCGCTCGCCCACGCCCTCGCGCACTTGGACCTCGGCCACACCGGCCACCACGCGCTTGACGACCTGAACGAGCACGAAGCGGAACTGCTCGCCGCACGCCGACTGATCCCTCTCGACCATCTGGTGGATGCGGTCTTGTGGGCAGGGGAGTGCTGGGCAGAGGTCGCCGACCAGCTGACTGTGGACCTGCGGCTGCTGCGGCACCGGTGTGACCACCTGCACCCGTCTGAACGACACGCGATCAAACGACACCTGGCCAACCACCGGCTAGGACAAACCGCATAG
- a CDS encoding SHOCT domain-containing protein has protein sequence MPNNDESVKRLDDLVRRRDAGEISEAEYEVRRDRLLQDDRKQNSPLRSILAVVIAIVAVYVVFMIANGIIN, from the coding sequence ATGCCCAACAACGACGAATCAGTGAAGCGGCTCGATGACCTGGTGCGCCGGCGTGATGCCGGGGAGATTAGTGAAGCCGAGTACGAGGTACGCCGTGACCGGTTGTTGCAGGACGACCGGAAGCAGAACTCGCCGCTCAGGTCCATCCTCGCCGTCGTGATCGCGATCGTGGCGGTCTATGTTGTGTTCATGATCGCCAACGGCATCATCAACTGA